One Edaphobacter flagellatus genomic region harbors:
- a CDS encoding TolC family protein: MRVKDMQAAVSTVLLLMSVSTQPVMAQQTAPSPTTPAPAQQTVTDTTGTPGLPQAPAPKLTEPLYLRNTKVDYTQPKSHLWNPLAPYTTTTVPQERLGNTARLDQLLRDGKIYLSLSDAVTLALENNYDIEIARINLDIADTDILRTRGGSTLRGVSTGLVANTLGGTTSTITGGGGPGGTSTSSGGSGAGASGLVLSTNGGGPAVEQLDPVLTGNIQYDASNTQQTTTFITGTDTLKQNTGTYNFGYQQGFLTGTLFNFTFNNSRTTTNSIRSNYSPQVNSYFQAKATQHLLQGFGPWLNGRYILQAKNDRRITDSAFRQQLLYTVTQVENIYWGLVSAYEDEQAKERALTQSTQLTSDNRKQLEIGTLAPLDVVNSDSQVAADKQALVASQTNLEYQQLLMKQAIARNLNDPQLSAAPVIPTDRVGLDRLPEEDTPIEDLVRQAYANNPQIEQATLNMKNNEITIKAFKNGLLPTVDAYAYYGGSALGGAQNPALACGTDTNGNPITCPPGTVKNTGYSDALSNAFNNTYPDKGVGVNITIPLRNRVAQADQARSQMEYRQSQMRLQQLYTQIRIQVINGQYALTNDRAQVQAAQAARDFAAQSLDAEQKKYKLGASTTALVLQQQRNLATADNNLISSTAAYARDRVALGQLLSNLLDKYGINIQDAATGNITQPPVVPGLTAPKQPEAPKPISTTPAPPQQ; encoded by the coding sequence GTGAGAGTAAAGGACATGCAGGCAGCAGTAAGCACCGTTTTGCTGCTGATGAGCGTGAGCACACAACCAGTCATGGCGCAGCAAACCGCGCCGAGCCCAACCACTCCGGCACCGGCACAGCAGACCGTAACCGACACAACGGGTACACCCGGCCTGCCACAGGCTCCGGCCCCCAAGTTGACTGAGCCGCTTTATCTGCGGAACACGAAGGTGGACTATACCCAGCCAAAGAGCCACCTCTGGAATCCCCTTGCTCCCTATACCACGACCACCGTGCCCCAGGAGCGGCTGGGCAACACGGCAAGGCTCGATCAGCTATTGCGTGACGGCAAGATCTATCTGAGCCTCTCCGACGCTGTGACCCTGGCTCTTGAGAACAACTACGATATCGAGATCGCGCGTATAAACCTCGATATCGCTGATACCGATATCCTGCGTACGAGGGGTGGTTCAACCCTGCGTGGTGTCTCGACTGGCCTTGTCGCCAACACACTCGGCGGTACGACATCGACGATCACCGGCGGCGGCGGCCCTGGAGGAACCTCGACCTCCTCGGGTGGCAGCGGCGCCGGCGCATCGGGCCTCGTGCTGAGCACCAATGGTGGTGGTCCGGCGGTAGAACAGCTTGACCCCGTGCTGACCGGAAACATCCAGTACGATGCCTCCAACACCCAGCAGACCACGACCTTCATCACCGGAACGGACACGCTGAAACAGAACACCGGAACCTACAACTTCGGATATCAGCAGGGCTTCCTCACCGGAACGCTGTTCAACTTCACCTTCAACAATTCGCGTACGACGACCAACAGCATCCGGTCCAACTACAGCCCGCAGGTGAACTCCTACTTCCAGGCCAAGGCAACGCAGCACCTGTTGCAAGGCTTCGGACCCTGGCTCAACGGCCGCTATATTCTGCAGGCGAAGAACGACCGTCGCATCACCGACTCCGCCTTCCGTCAGCAGCTTCTCTACACCGTCACCCAGGTGGAGAACATCTACTGGGGCCTGGTGAGCGCTTATGAGGACGAGCAGGCCAAAGAACGCGCTCTCACGCAATCCACACAGTTGACCTCCGATAACCGCAAGCAGCTTGAGATTGGCACACTGGCTCCGCTCGACGTCGTAAACTCCGATTCACAGGTAGCGGCCGACAAGCAGGCCCTCGTCGCTTCGCAGACCAATCTTGAGTACCAGCAGCTTCTGATGAAGCAGGCCATTGCGCGCAATCTGAATGATCCGCAGCTTTCGGCTGCTCCAGTGATTCCTACCGATCGCGTTGGACTGGATCGCCTTCCGGAAGAAGACACCCCCATCGAAGATCTTGTTCGTCAGGCCTACGCCAACAATCCTCAGATTGAGCAGGCCACGCTGAACATGAAGAACAACGAGATCACGATCAAGGCCTTTAAAAACGGTTTGCTGCCGACGGTAGATGCTTATGCCTACTATGGTGGATCGGCTCTCGGTGGTGCACAGAACCCGGCTCTTGCCTGCGGAACGGATACCAATGGCAATCCGATCACCTGCCCGCCCGGCACGGTGAAAAACACGGGCTATAGCGATGCGCTGAGCAACGCCTTCAACAATACCTATCCCGATAAAGGCGTGGGTGTAAACATTACCATCCCGTTGCGCAACCGTGTTGCACAGGCCGACCAGGCTCGTTCGCAGATGGAGTATCGTCAGTCGCAGATGCGTCTGCAGCAGCTCTACACGCAGATCCGCATTCAAGTCATCAACGGCCAATACGCGCTGACGAACGACCGTGCGCAGGTGCAGGCAGCCCAGGCCGCTCGCGACTTTGCTGCACAGAGCCTGGACGCCGAGCAGAAGAAATACAAGCTTGGCGCCTCGACAACCGCATTGGTTCTCCAGCAGCAACGCAATCTGGCAACCGCAGACAACAATCTGATCTCGTCAACGGCTGCTTACGCCAGAGACCGCGTGGCGCTTGGTCAGCTGCTCTCAAACCTGCTGGATAAGTACGGCATCAATATTCAGGACGCAGCAACCGGCAATATCACGCAGCCGCCGGTGGTTCCGGGCCTGACGGCTCCTAAGCAGCCTGAGGCGCCGAAGCCGATTTCAACCACTCCTGCACCACCTCAGCAATAA
- a CDS encoding thioredoxin domain-containing protein: MEQKQEEKQLNGLSKAASAYLRSAMHQPVDWHEWSEEAFALAAEENKPILLDIGAVWCHWCHVMDRESYENEETAKLINEHYVAVKVDRDERPDVDARYQAAVAAISGQGGWPLTAFLTPEGKPYFGGTYFPPDDRHGRPGLPRVLRTMAEAFRKRRDEVNESAGSVMAAIEHNESFMGRIGNPGPELVAKLVNAILKQFDARSGGFGSQPKFPHSGAIDLLLDASSRVSVGDGEVVGEQSKNAAMSTLQKMSRGGIYDHLAGGFHRYSVDDRWVVPHFEKMAYDNSELLKNYVHGFQSFVELDFARVAKEIIRWMDEWLSDRARGGFYASQDADFSLDDDGDYFTWTREEAADVLSVEELAVASAYYDIGEIGDMHHNPAKNVLHIRGTIEGVAKSNGISVDRAKELLASAKEKMYAARLKRPTPYVDKTVYVSWNGMCISAYLEAGRVLDLPEVRAFALKSLDRVLMHAWDPQRGLAHVVAYGEGETARQRIAGILDDYVFLGHAALDAWEMTGEMRYFSAAQAIADAIVQRFYDPVSGGFFDTETAADGEKRIGALATRRKPLQDTPTPAGNPVAAALLLRLEALNGREDYAVKALDTLETFAGIVEHFGLYASSYGLALQRMVQRPVQICIIGDGADARRLEAVALARYAVNKSVIRFRRDQLAELPPMLAETLPHLPQLKDPASGSIAVVCNGKGCLPPVHTVDELIAAMNQAL, translated from the coding sequence ATGGAACAGAAACAGGAAGAGAAACAGTTGAATGGATTATCGAAGGCAGCCTCTGCCTATCTTCGCTCGGCGATGCATCAGCCGGTTGACTGGCACGAGTGGAGCGAGGAGGCCTTTGCCCTCGCAGCCGAGGAGAACAAGCCGATCCTTCTGGATATCGGGGCTGTCTGGTGTCACTGGTGCCATGTTATGGATCGCGAGTCCTACGAGAATGAGGAGACTGCGAAGCTCATTAACGAGCATTACGTTGCGGTCAAGGTAGATCGAGACGAGCGCCCCGACGTGGATGCGCGCTATCAGGCTGCTGTCGCTGCCATCAGCGGACAGGGCGGCTGGCCGTTGACCGCTTTCCTGACTCCTGAAGGTAAACCGTATTTTGGCGGCACATATTTTCCGCCGGACGACCGGCACGGCCGCCCCGGCCTTCCGCGCGTGCTGCGGACCATGGCTGAGGCCTTCCGCAAGCGCCGCGATGAAGTGAACGAATCGGCTGGAAGCGTCATGGCGGCTATCGAGCACAACGAGAGCTTCATGGGGCGCATTGGAAATCCCGGCCCGGAGCTTGTGGCCAAGCTGGTAAATGCCATCCTGAAGCAGTTCGACGCACGCTCCGGTGGCTTCGGTTCGCAGCCCAAGTTTCCGCATTCGGGCGCCATCGACCTCCTGCTCGACGCCTCTTCGCGTGTCTCCGTCGGGGATGGAGAAGTCGTCGGCGAACAGTCAAAAAATGCTGCCATGTCGACCCTGCAGAAGATGTCGCGCGGCGGCATCTACGATCATCTTGCCGGAGGGTTCCATCGCTACTCCGTCGACGACCGATGGGTCGTGCCGCACTTCGAAAAGATGGCCTACGACAACAGCGAGCTGCTGAAGAACTATGTTCACGGCTTTCAAAGCTTCGTAGAGCTGGACTTCGCACGCGTCGCCAAAGAAATTATTCGTTGGATGGATGAGTGGCTGAGCGATCGGGCCCGCGGCGGGTTCTACGCTTCACAGGATGCCGACTTCTCGCTCGACGACGATGGCGACTACTTCACCTGGACGCGCGAGGAAGCGGCGGATGTGCTCTCCGTCGAAGAGCTGGCCGTCGCCAGCGCCTACTACGACATCGGCGAGATCGGCGACATGCACCACAATCCCGCGAAGAACGTTCTGCACATTCGTGGGACCATCGAGGGCGTTGCCAAATCCAACGGTATCTCCGTCGACCGTGCAAAGGAGCTGCTCGCTTCAGCGAAAGAAAAGATGTATGCGGCGCGCTTGAAGCGCCCCACACCCTACGTCGATAAGACGGTCTACGTTAGCTGGAACGGCATGTGCATTTCGGCCTACCTCGAAGCGGGCCGCGTTCTCGATCTTCCTGAAGTACGCGCCTTTGCGCTGAAGTCGCTTGATCGTGTGTTGATGCATGCGTGGGACCCGCAGCGTGGCTTGGCTCATGTTGTTGCCTACGGAGAAGGCGAGACTGCCCGGCAGCGGATCGCAGGCATCCTCGACGACTATGTTTTTCTCGGCCATGCAGCCTTGGACGCATGGGAGATGACCGGCGAGATGCGTTACTTCAGCGCGGCACAGGCGATTGCCGATGCCATTGTTCAACGCTTTTACGATCCCGTCAGCGGAGGATTCTTCGACACCGAGACAGCTGCCGATGGTGAGAAACGGATCGGCGCCCTCGCAACACGGCGCAAGCCATTGCAGGACACGCCTACTCCTGCGGGCAATCCCGTCGCTGCCGCGCTGTTGCTTCGTCTTGAGGCGCTGAATGGACGCGAAGACTACGCTGTGAAGGCCCTCGATACGCTTGAGACCTTTGCGGGCATCGTCGAGCACTTCGGGCTGTATGCCTCCAGTTACGGTCTGGCGCTGCAGCGTATGGTGCAACGGCCGGTGCAGATATGCATCATCGGCGATGGTGCCGATGCACGCCGGCTTGAGGCGGTTGCGCTGGCCCGCTATGCGGTAAACAAGAGCGTCATTCGCTTCCGCCGCGATCAGCTTGCCGAACTGCCGCCTATGCTTGCCGAAACCCTGCCGCATCTGCCGCAGTTGAAAGACCCTGCATCAGGAAGCATCGCAGTCGTGTGCAACGGCAAGGGTTGCCTCCCGCCCGTGCACACCGTCGATGAGCTGATCGCTGCCATGAATCAGGCCCTGTAA
- a CDS encoding mechanosensitive ion channel family protein gives MLLLTFTPQEIAQDERLSRILASEWHQDIASFISTKLPKLVAVLIIFFILWRVVQFFVKRLNQRAEQQVGNFRRAAQLRTMASILRATAYGVLGFLAFLQVLTIFDIPYQPILASAGILGVGVGLGAQSVFKDMINGIFILLEDQYNVGEVITIAGQKGTVEALSLRSTRLRDSDGTLYVIPNSQIGVVANLSRDFSIASLPVSVDASANPDQVMALLRKVAGEIRNDSAFKDIAINDPDILGVNDIRGREVIYPINIRVRANQRDPVLRELRRRIILAFDKEGIPLGVTTNMVLTQKADPTAAPQQPAIKT, from the coding sequence ATGCTCCTTCTGACGTTTACACCGCAAGAGATTGCCCAGGACGAACGGCTCTCCCGCATCCTGGCCTCAGAATGGCACCAGGATATTGCGTCCTTCATCAGCACAAAGCTGCCAAAGCTGGTGGCCGTGCTGATTATCTTCTTCATTTTGTGGAGGGTCGTTCAATTCTTCGTCAAACGTCTGAACCAGAGGGCCGAGCAGCAGGTGGGCAACTTCCGTCGCGCGGCACAGCTTCGGACGATGGCGTCGATCCTGCGGGCAACGGCCTATGGCGTGTTGGGCTTTCTCGCTTTTCTTCAAGTGCTGACGATCTTCGATATCCCCTATCAGCCGATTCTGGCGTCGGCCGGCATCCTGGGTGTTGGCGTTGGCCTGGGGGCACAGTCTGTTTTTAAGGACATGATTAATGGAATCTTCATTTTGCTGGAAGACCAGTACAACGTCGGCGAGGTGATTACGATCGCTGGCCAGAAGGGTACGGTGGAGGCGCTTTCTTTGCGGAGCACGCGGCTGCGCGACAGCGATGGGACACTTTATGTCATTCCCAACAGCCAGATCGGCGTCGTTGCGAATCTGTCACGCGATTTCTCTATCGCATCGCTGCCCGTTTCTGTCGACGCCAGCGCGAATCCTGATCAGGTCATGGCTCTCCTACGCAAGGTGGCAGGCGAGATCCGCAACGACTCGGCGTTCAAGGATATTGCCATCAATGATCCTGACATCCTTGGCGTGAACGATATACGAGGACGCGAGGTGATTTATCCGATCAACATCCGTGTGCGTGCAAACCAGCGCGATCCGGTGTTGCGCGAACTGCGCCGACGCATCATTCTCGCCTTCGATAAAGAAGGCATCCCCCTGGGTGTGACCACCAACATGGTGCTTACTCAGAAGGCAGACCCTACGGCTGCGCCACAACAACCGGCAATCAAAACCTAA
- a CDS encoding S8 family peptidase, with product MSICRRLCSFLPILVLSAVHVGAQSAADSTGIVPDRYIVVYQQTGVPGDVEARIAAAGGRVLARHEQLGMVTITVARRPEARVHGYQIGDDRATMQRLAAQPGVEYVLHDRIVTAHRVRVAPALPEPVFSVAIGAAAFDTYYNSPQGWAVRQAGGYGNNVPGGPIHGPWDTTTGKGVRIAILDSGVDASHPDLAPNLALNLSEVDQSALPSICDDGSPRDQAGHGTWTASLAAAALGPGTGRVIGVAPAATILNIKVLERVPAAMSGGTDTDRCVAGTASGLLSWVIQGIDDAIANHADVISMSLGTTIDLATGDGAGTKTAFDRVTYAAMQAGAVLVAAAGNDGYNLANPRYIEIPAQARGVLAVVASTNPDCMEDTQNGAMCKAGPLSLSYYSNYGAPLNALAAPGGSYPMGGEMAVSGWVRGACSSGIPGTQDGLPADHQHSFGCFNLGHSAYVQAIGTSASAPLVAGAAALLRAAHSEWDAATIVTALRATATPATPTLPALEINLPAALLYK from the coding sequence GTGTCGATCTGCCGCCGTCTTTGCAGTTTTCTGCCAATTCTTGTTCTTTCTGCCGTGCATGTCGGCGCGCAGAGTGCGGCGGATTCGACCGGGATTGTGCCCGACCGCTATATCGTGGTCTACCAGCAGACAGGAGTTCCCGGCGATGTCGAGGCTCGCATAGCGGCTGCGGGCGGGAGAGTGCTGGCGAGGCACGAGCAGCTTGGTATGGTCACCATCACGGTCGCGCGACGACCTGAGGCCCGCGTGCATGGTTATCAAATTGGAGACGACCGTGCGACGATGCAGCGGCTGGCTGCGCAACCCGGAGTGGAGTACGTGCTGCACGACCGCATCGTAACGGCGCACAGGGTTCGTGTTGCTCCTGCCTTGCCTGAGCCGGTCTTCTCTGTTGCCATCGGGGCGGCGGCTTTTGATACCTATTACAACTCACCGCAGGGATGGGCAGTACGTCAGGCCGGAGGGTATGGAAACAATGTTCCGGGAGGGCCGATACATGGTCCGTGGGACACGACGACGGGCAAGGGGGTTCGCATTGCCATCCTCGACAGTGGCGTGGATGCATCGCATCCCGACCTGGCGCCAAACCTGGCGCTCAACCTGTCTGAGGTGGATCAGAGCGCGTTGCCGAGCATCTGCGATGACGGCTCTCCGCGCGATCAGGCGGGACATGGCACATGGACGGCATCGCTTGCTGCGGCTGCTCTGGGGCCGGGCACTGGCCGCGTGATTGGTGTGGCTCCTGCGGCGACAATTCTCAACATCAAGGTGCTGGAGCGTGTACCGGCTGCGATGAGCGGAGGCACAGACACGGACCGCTGCGTAGCAGGCACGGCCAGTGGTCTTTTGAGCTGGGTGATCCAGGGCATCGACGATGCGATTGCAAACCACGCCGATGTGATCTCGATGTCGTTGGGAACCACGATCGATCTTGCAACAGGAGACGGCGCGGGAACGAAGACTGCGTTCGACCGTGTGACCTATGCAGCGATGCAGGCTGGCGCGGTGCTGGTGGCGGCAGCAGGCAACGATGGCTACAACCTCGCCAATCCACGCTATATCGAGATTCCGGCACAAGCGCGGGGAGTGCTCGCCGTGGTCGCCTCTACGAATCCGGACTGCATGGAGGATACGCAGAACGGGGCCATGTGCAAGGCGGGACCACTTTCGCTGAGCTATTACTCCAACTATGGAGCACCGCTGAATGCACTGGCTGCTCCGGGAGGCAGCTATCCGATGGGGGGTGAGATGGCCGTGAGCGGATGGGTGCGGGGGGCGTGCAGCTCAGGCATACCGGGTACACAGGATGGACTTCCGGCCGACCACCAGCATAGCTTCGGCTGCTTCAACCTTGGCCACTCTGCCTATGTGCAGGCAATCGGTACCAGCGCTTCAGCTCCACTGGTTGCGGGCGCGGCAGCACTGCTGCGCGCGGCGCATTCTGAATGGGACGCGGCTACGATTGTCACGGCCCTGCGAGCAACCGCGACTCCGGCCACACCCACACTGCCAGCACTGGAGATCAATCTGCCAGCAGCGTTGTTATACAAATAG